The Candidatus Krumholzibacteriota bacterium genome has a segment encoding these proteins:
- a CDS encoding sodium-translocating pyrophosphatase: MRLLMKIAPWVGVGGMLVAVMTYLNVKRYPEGTDLMKKIADKIHHGAFVFLKREYSIIAGFIVVIFIVLTLALSLQTAIAFLFGAVCSMGAGLLGMEAATRSSVRACQGAKDGGIGKALTIAFRGGSVMGISVAALGVIGIGFYFLFTQNPMIINGFAMGASSIALFARVGGGVYTKSADVGADLVGKIEAGIPEDDPRNPGVIADNVGDNVGDTAGMGADLFESYVGSVVAAMALGASMTGIDNYRYMALPILLIVAGLIASVIGIWAIGVLKKAGPQEALRYSEYTSGIIFIIASFFIIRLMLGTIAPFWAILSGIVAGILIGAESEFFTSGSPVRTVARASETGPATTIIMGLAVGFESTIMPIITLAAAMFISYEFGGGLYGIALSAVGMLSIIGIVMSTDSYGPIADNAGGIAEMSSAGPEIRKITDKLDSIGNTTAAVGKGFAIGSAALTAMALFSAYQKTVGLDTINLASTRTVIGLFLGALMPFMVAAMTMKGVGRAANKMVIEIRRQFKEIVGLMEGTAEPETGTCIDIVTKAALREMMLPGIIAIASPLAIGFFLGAESLGGFLAGATTTGVLMGIFMSNAGGTWDNAKKWIEEGNLGGKGTDAHSASVVGDTVGDPFKDTSGPSMNILIKLMSVVALVFAPLLLK; encoded by the coding sequence CTGAGACTTTTGATGAAGATCGCGCCCTGGGTGGGAGTAGGGGGAATGCTCGTAGCGGTCATGACGTATCTGAACGTCAAAAGGTACCCTGAGGGTACGGATCTTATGAAAAAGATCGCTGACAAAATACACCACGGCGCCTTTGTATTCCTCAAAAGAGAGTATTCGATCATAGCGGGATTCATAGTAGTAATATTTATCGTGTTGACTCTGGCTCTGAGCCTTCAGACCGCGATAGCGTTCCTTTTCGGCGCGGTTTGTTCCATGGGCGCGGGACTTCTGGGGATGGAAGCCGCGACTAGAAGCAGCGTCCGTGCCTGCCAGGGAGCTAAAGACGGAGGTATAGGAAAGGCCCTGACGATAGCTTTCAGGGGCGGATCAGTCATGGGAATATCTGTTGCCGCTCTCGGAGTCATCGGGATAGGATTCTATTTCCTCTTCACGCAGAATCCGATGATAATAAACGGTTTCGCCATGGGCGCGAGTTCCATCGCGCTTTTCGCCCGTGTCGGCGGTGGAGTATACACAAAGAGCGCCGATGTGGGAGCAGATCTTGTTGGAAAGATCGAGGCGGGAATCCCCGAGGATGATCCCAGGAATCCCGGAGTGATAGCCGATAACGTAGGAGACAATGTCGGGGATACGGCCGGCATGGGGGCGGACCTTTTTGAAAGTTACGTCGGAAGCGTCGTAGCCGCGATGGCCCTTGGAGCGTCAATGACCGGCATCGACAATTACAGGTATATGGCTCTTCCGATCCTCCTGATCGTAGCCGGCCTGATAGCCTCAGTGATAGGAATATGGGCGATCGGCGTCCTGAAAAAAGCGGGACCGCAGGAAGCCCTGCGTTATAGCGAGTATACGAGCGGAATAATTTTCATAATCGCTTCGTTTTTTATAATCAGGTTGATGCTTGGTACCATAGCCCCGTTCTGGGCGATTCTTTCAGGCATTGTCGCCGGGATACTGATCGGTGCTGAAAGTGAGTTCTTTACTTCCGGATCACCGGTAAGGACAGTAGCAAGAGCGAGCGAGACCGGACCGGCTACGACGATAATAATGGGCCTCGCGGTTGGATTCGAGAGCACGATCATGCCGATAATCACTCTGGCCGCCGCGATGTTCATATCATACGAATTCGGCGGAGGGCTTTACGGGATAGCACTTTCGGCTGTAGGGATGCTTTCGATAATAGGCATCGTCATGTCTACCGATTCATACGGCCCGATCGCCGATAACGCCGGTGGAATAGCCGAGATGTCCAGCGCCGGCCCGGAGATAAGAAAAATAACGGACAAGCTCGATTCGATAGGTAATACGACCGCAGCGGTAGGCAAGGGGTTCGCTATCGGATCAGCCGCCCTTACGGCGATGGCTCTTTTCAGCGCTTATCAGAAGACTGTCGGACTTGATACGATAAACCTTGCTTCGACAAGGACGGTCATAGGGCTTTTCCTCGGCGCGTTGATGCCGTTTATGGTCGCGGCGATGACGATGAAGGGCGTGGGCAGGGCCGCCAACAAGATGGTGATCGAAATCAGGAGGCAATTCAAGGAGATCGTCGGTCTTATGGAAGGTACGGCGGAACCGGAAACGGGGACCTGCATCGATATCGTCACCAAAGCGGCGCTCAGAGAGATGATGCTGCCGGGAATAATAGCGATCGCTTCTCCACTGGCGATCGGGTTCTTCCTCGGGGCCGAATCGCTTGGAGGTTTTCTCGCCGGAGCGACGACCACCGGCGTGCTTATGGGGATCTTCATGTCGAACGCCGGTGGAACGTGGGATAACGCGAAAAAATGGATAGAAGAGGGGAACCTTGGGGGAAAGGGTACAGACGCTCATTCCGCGTCAGTAGTGGGGGACACCGTGGGAGATCCTTTCAAGGATACCTCCGGACCAAGCATGAATATTCTCATCAAGCTTATGTCGGTCGTGGCGCTCGTCTTCGCGCCCCTTCTTCTTAAATAG
- a CDS encoding RtcB family protein — MATNETLLQIGEFLWEIPRRGKMLVPGRIYADKKSIADLRAESGSNQWDALDQVRNVACLPGIKKASLAMADIHPGYGFPIGGVAAFDPEEGIVTIAGVGFDINCGVRSMVIDVEKDEIERRKHEIADELFRRVPAGMGSTGSMKLSKKDIDRALVEGARFSLDRGYGSERDLEYIEENGTVAEADPGAVSERAKERQLGQIGTLGSGNHYLEVQYVEEVFDEVVSSAFGLREGSIVVSIHTGSRALGHQIGTDYQRVLRSATEKYHLDLPGDELAGAPIKSREGREYISAVKAGINCGFANRQAISGLVRNVFSGLFSLGEEGIRNIYEVGHNNLKFEKHMIDGVEKRLLVHRKGATRAFTAGSTDLPARYSRTGHPVLVGGTMGTSSYILIGTKKGMEETFGSAVHGAGRLKSRTKALKEYGRKDIFQELSARGVVLKTHGKRSAAEEAPGAYKDVDRVVSIMEGAGVNRRVVRLKPIICIKG, encoded by the coding sequence ATGGCCACTAATGAGACGCTTTTACAGATCGGCGAATTTCTATGGGAGATACCGCGTCGTGGAAAGATGCTCGTCCCGGGAAGGATATATGCCGATAAAAAATCAATTGCCGATCTCAGGGCAGAGAGCGGCTCAAATCAGTGGGACGCTCTCGATCAGGTACGGAATGTGGCCTGCCTGCCCGGAATAAAGAAAGCCTCCCTGGCAATGGCAGATATACATCCTGGATATGGATTCCCGATCGGTGGAGTGGCAGCTTTCGATCCTGAAGAGGGTATAGTCACAATCGCCGGAGTAGGATTCGATATCAACTGCGGGGTCCGCAGCATGGTGATCGATGTGGAAAAGGATGAGATCGAGAGAAGAAAGCACGAGATCGCCGATGAGCTTTTCAGGAGAGTGCCTGCCGGTATGGGATCGACGGGCTCGATGAAACTCTCGAAAAAAGATATAGACAGAGCCCTCGTCGAAGGCGCGCGGTTTTCTCTCGACAGGGGATACGGATCGGAAAGGGACCTCGAGTATATAGAAGAGAACGGGACTGTCGCGGAAGCGGACCCGGGGGCAGTCAGCGAGAGGGCGAAAGAAAGGCAATTGGGACAGATCGGGACGCTGGGATCCGGCAATCATTATCTTGAAGTCCAGTATGTGGAGGAAGTATTCGATGAGGTGGTATCCTCCGCGTTCGGGCTGAGGGAAGGATCGATCGTCGTCAGCATACATACCGGCAGCAGGGCGCTGGGGCACCAGATAGGAACCGATTACCAACGGGTCCTGAGATCAGCGACTGAAAAGTACCATCTTGATCTTCCGGGGGATGAACTCGCCGGAGCTCCGATAAAGAGTCGGGAAGGGCGGGAATATATCTCGGCCGTTAAAGCCGGAATAAACTGCGGTTTCGCCAACAGGCAGGCGATATCCGGGCTGGTCAGGAATGTATTTTCCGGACTTTTCTCGCTGGGAGAAGAAGGAATAAGGAATATCTACGAGGTCGGTCATAATAATCTCAAATTCGAAAAGCACATGATAGACGGAGTGGAGAAGAGATTGCTGGTTCATAGAAAAGGGGCGACAAGAGCTTTCACGGCTGGTTCGACAGATCTGCCGGCAAGGTATTCTCGGACTGGGCATCCCGTCCTCGTCGGCGGAACGATGGGAACATCATCGTATATTCTGATAGGGACGAAAAAAGGGATGGAAGAGACATTCGGAAGCGCCGTTCATGGGGCGGGACGCCTGAAATCGAGGACAAAGGCGCTGAAGGAATATGGAAGGAAAGATATCTTCCAGGAGCTTTCAGCGCGCGGTGTGGTGCTGAAGACGCACGGAAAAAGATCCGCCGCGGAAGAAGCACCCGGCGCCTACAAGGATGTCGACAGAGTCGTATCCATTATGGAAGGTGCCGGTGTCAACAGGCGCGTGGTAAGACTGAAACCGATAATATGTATTAAGGGATAA
- a CDS encoding archease has protein sequence MISRGNETFEHTADIGVRGWGPTPEIAIGEAAAAMFSVMSQVGDDETDSRLTISAHGLCLEELLVEFLNELISTADINGLLFTSVESITIAKPGEKWDLEAVVSGIDRTLNSEKSLSEIKGATWLGVVCQEDEKGIWNARCVLDI, from the coding sequence ATGATCAGCAGGGGAAACGAGACTTTTGAACATACCGCCGATATCGGCGTCAGGGGATGGGGTCCGACACCGGAGATCGCGATAGGTGAGGCGGCAGCGGCGATGTTTTCCGTAATGTCGCAGGTCGGTGACGACGAGACTGATTCCAGGCTGACTATCAGCGCTCATGGTTTGTGCCTCGAGGAACTTCTCGTGGAGTTTCTCAACGAACTGATCTCGACTGCCGATATAAACGGCCTTCTCTTTACATCTGTCGAATCTATCACTATCGCAAAGCCGGGGGAAAAATGGGATCTCGAAGCGGTCGTATCGGGTATCGATCGAACACTTAACAGTGAGAAATCTCTTTCGGAGATAAAAGGGGCGACATGGCTCGGTGTCGTCTGCCAAGAGGATGAAAAGGGGATCTGGAACGCGAGGTGCGTCCTTGACATATGA
- a CDS encoding NAD-dependent epimerase/dehydratase family protein, giving the protein MGTTSDKKVLITGALGQIGSELAFALSKRYGTENVITSDIRNDDKGALEGSGRFVKLDVLSGDRFNTVVREEKINVIYHLAALLSAVAEADPQRAWKINMDGLYNALEASRMNGCSLFVPSSIGAFGPDTPLDNTPQDTIMRPHSMYGVTKVAGELLCDYYHLRYGVDTRGVRYPGIISHGTLPGGGTTDYAVEIFYRAILEKNYRCYLDPDTSLDMMYMPDAIQAAIDLMEAEGSRLRHRNAFNLTAMHFTPVELAAEIARHIPEFEISFRVDPVRQGIADSWPNYMDDSAARKEWGWDPRYDLVSMTVDMLKVLGEKNKRGELQI; this is encoded by the coding sequence ATGGGAACGACTTCAGATAAAAAGGTCCTTATCACCGGAGCGCTCGGGCAGATAGGATCGGAACTGGCTTTCGCGCTCAGTAAAAGATACGGAACGGAAAATGTGATAACGAGCGATATCAGGAATGACGATAAAGGCGCGCTGGAAGGATCGGGGCGATTCGTTAAACTTGATGTCCTTTCCGGGGACCGATTTAATACTGTAGTCAGGGAAGAGAAAATTAACGTGATTTATCACCTGGCCGCTCTACTCTCCGCCGTGGCTGAGGCTGATCCCCAGAGAGCGTGGAAGATAAATATGGACGGGCTTTACAACGCGCTTGAAGCGTCCAGGATGAATGGCTGCAGCCTTTTCGTTCCAAGTTCCATCGGCGCTTTCGGACCGGACACACCTCTCGATAACACGCCACAGGACACTATTATGAGGCCGCATTCGATGTATGGCGTCACCAAGGTCGCCGGTGAACTTCTGTGTGATTACTATCATCTGCGCTACGGTGTCGACACGAGAGGCGTGAGGTATCCAGGGATCATCTCGCATGGTACTCTTCCGGGAGGGGGGACTACCGATTACGCGGTAGAGATCTTTTACAGGGCGATACTGGAAAAAAATTACAGATGCTATCTCGATCCTGATACTTCACTGGATATGATGTACATGCCCGACGCGATCCAGGCCGCGATAGATCTTATGGAAGCTGAAGGTTCCAGACTGAGACACAGGAACGCGTTCAACCTCACCGCGATGCATTTTACTCCGGTAGAGCTGGCCGCGGAGATCGCCAGGCACATACCTGAATTCGAGATCTCCTTCCGGGTCGATCCAGTGAGACAGGGGATCGCCGATTCCTGGCCCAATTATATGGACGATTCGGCGGCAAGGAAGGAATGGGGCTGGGATCCAAGGTATGACCTGGTCTCGATGACTGTCGATATGCTGAAAGTGCTCGGGGAAAAGAACAAAAGAGGAGAGCTTCAGATATAG
- the ychF gene encoding redox-regulated ATPase YchF, translating to MGLTVGIIGLPNVGKSTLLNALACAGAEASNYPFCTIDCNRGVVAVPDERLGRLAGLLQPDEVIPSHITYIDIAGLVKGASRGEGLGNRFLHHVREANILAHVVRYFKNPDISHIHDGIDPVGDLEIVDTELFLSDLDRVEKWIAKESLKAKAVKKTERKDLEFLESIRQSLADGKRIDTSELPDHFMQVADELQLLTCKPQIVVLNSGEESPSGEKDIASIREQIEGREVVAISARIEQELAELPEDERKEFAREMGVSSGARERFIEKCHGLLGLVRYYTATNGKLQAWSVPRGTLAPEAAGRIHSDMKEGFIRAKVLSYEDLIEYRSEAEARLHGHLRTEGHDYVIRDGDVVQYLFNR from the coding sequence ATGGGCCTGACAGTAGGGATCATAGGACTTCCCAACGTCGGTAAGTCGACTTTGCTCAATGCTCTGGCGTGTGCCGGAGCTGAAGCGTCGAATTATCCGTTCTGCACGATAGATTGTAATCGCGGTGTAGTCGCCGTTCCCGATGAAAGGCTCGGCAGGCTTGCCGGGCTTCTTCAACCGGATGAAGTAATTCCGAGCCACATTACATATATAGATATTGCCGGGCTGGTAAAGGGGGCCAGCAGGGGAGAAGGTCTTGGGAACAGGTTCCTTCACCACGTCAGGGAAGCGAATATTCTCGCACACGTGGTAAGGTATTTCAAAAACCCTGATATAAGCCATATCCATGATGGAATAGACCCCGTGGGCGATCTGGAGATCGTAGATACCGAACTTTTCCTCTCCGATCTCGACAGAGTTGAAAAATGGATCGCCAAAGAATCTTTGAAGGCGAAGGCGGTGAAGAAGACGGAGAGGAAAGACCTTGAATTCCTTGAATCGATCCGTCAATCGCTCGCGGACGGTAAAAGAATAGACACCTCGGAACTTCCCGATCATTTCATGCAGGTCGCCGATGAGCTTCAGCTGCTGACTTGCAAACCTCAGATCGTAGTATTGAACTCAGGGGAAGAATCTCCTTCGGGAGAAAAGGATATCGCGTCGATAAGGGAGCAGATCGAAGGCAGAGAAGTCGTGGCGATATCTGCGAGGATAGAGCAGGAGTTAGCCGAACTCCCCGAGGACGAGAGAAAGGAGTTCGCGAGGGAAATGGGCGTCAGTTCGGGAGCGCGTGAGAGGTTCATAGAAAAATGCCACGGCCTGCTTGGTCTTGTCCGGTATTATACCGCGACAAACGGGAAGCTTCAGGCCTGGTCCGTTCCCCGTGGGACTCTTGCTCCTGAAGCGGCAGGCAGGATACATTCAGATATGAAGGAAGGATTCATTAGGGCAAAGGTGCTGAGTTATGAAGACCTTATCGAATATCGCTCCGAAGCCGAAGCGAGGCTTCACGGTCATCTCAGAACGGAAGGCCACGACTACGTGATCCGCGACGGTGATGTTGTTCAATATCTCTTCAACCGCTAG
- the kbl gene encoding glycine C-acetyltransferase, which yields MYTIKEELRATLDEIRGAGLYKEERIITSDQKADITVSTGGAVINFCANNYLGLANNRELVETAKKAMDSRGFGLSSVRFICGTQDIHKQLEEKIAGYFGMEDAILYTSCFDANGGLFEVVLGAEDAIISDELNHASIIDGVRLCKAKRYRYRNNDMDDLRTQLETAKADGSKRIMVATDGVFSMDGIIAQIDRICDLADEYGALVMVDDSHATGFFGPTGRGSVEHCGALGRVDIITSTLGKAMGGASGGFTTARQEIVDLLRQRSRPYLFSNSLPPALVASAMKAFDMLWKPSPMLKTLVENTKYFRDGISAAGFDIVEGTHPIVPIMLGDAKLSQELANGVLKEGIYVIGFFYPVVPKGKARIRVQISAAHSRDHLDRAVAAFSKVGKELGIIQ from the coding sequence ATGTACACGATAAAGGAAGAACTTCGCGCCACTCTCGACGAGATACGAGGCGCGGGACTTTACAAGGAAGAGAGGATAATCACTTCCGACCAGAAAGCCGACATAACCGTTTCTACCGGCGGAGCGGTCATCAATTTCTGCGCGAATAACTATCTCGGACTGGCCAATAATCGCGAACTGGTAGAGACGGCGAAAAAAGCGATGGATTCTCGTGGATTCGGACTCTCTTCGGTGAGATTTATCTGCGGGACGCAGGATATCCACAAGCAGCTGGAAGAAAAGATCGCCGGGTATTTCGGAATGGAAGACGCCATACTCTACACTTCCTGCTTCGATGCTAACGGAGGACTCTTCGAGGTCGTTCTTGGCGCGGAAGACGCTATAATAAGCGACGAGCTCAACCACGCCTCCATTATAGACGGTGTGAGGCTCTGCAAGGCGAAGAGATACCGTTACAGAAACAACGATATGGACGATCTAAGGACGCAGCTGGAAACCGCGAAGGCCGATGGATCGAAGAGAATAATGGTGGCGACCGACGGAGTCTTTTCCATGGACGGTATTATCGCCCAGATCGATCGAATATGCGATCTGGCAGATGAATACGGGGCTCTGGTGATGGTAGATGATTCCCACGCGACAGGATTTTTCGGGCCGACCGGAAGGGGCAGCGTCGAGCACTGTGGCGCTCTGGGAAGGGTCGATATCATAACATCGACTCTTGGAAAGGCGATGGGGGGAGCTTCCGGAGGATTCACGACCGCCCGGCAGGAGATAGTCGATCTCCTTCGGCAGAGATCGCGGCCGTATCTTTTTTCCAATTCGTTGCCGCCAGCTCTTGTCGCCTCGGCGATGAAGGCGTTTGATATGCTCTGGAAACCAAGCCCGATGCTCAAGACTCTCGTCGAAAACACGAAATATTTCAGGGACGGGATCTCGGCGGCGGGATTCGATATTGTCGAAGGAACCCATCCGATAGTTCCCATCATGCTCGGTGACGCGAAACTCTCTCAGGAACTGGCAAATGGAGTGCTCAAAGAAGGGATCTATGTGATAGGGTTCTTCTATCCTGTCGTCCCGAAGGGTAAAGCGCGAATAAGAGTCCAGATCTCGGCTGCCCATTCGCGCGATCATCTTGACAGGGCGGTTGCCGCGTTCAGCAAAGTCGGGAAAGAACTGGGTATTATTCAATGA
- a CDS encoding transglutaminase → MRHLLTLSFLLTLIVPDHLQAAPGDIITEKALTGIKNPTGIAWNGKTIWVADRKTDSFNEIDPETGILIRSIDSPGYFPSGLALHDDLLWSVDPSAAKIYATDPVTGNTVKTIDSPTPSPTGLAWNGSELWICDNSSDIIMKIDPEDGTTIISFPAPATDPRGMTFGNGYLWCSDRIRDRIFMIDIISGEVVIILDSPGPFTWGLAWKDGHLLNTDYQNDKVYELVTSDGDAFSTFDPRKAKVDFTTEAVAMGPGMIVSLDVYLADPSDRPGQKILEPVKYSIEPDFHTDRWGQRIAAFHFDRIESGNSVEVSMNATVEASAIRYFIYPEKVSGKIPDEIRKKYLADDIKYDINNPYIRKIIEETVGDEQNLYWKARKLFQYLIANMEYKLAGGWNTAPTVLKRKNGSCSEYSFSFIALCRAAGVPARYVGSLVVRGDDASYDDVFHRWNEIYLPGYGWVPVDANAGDKELPADQAAAFGGIANRFLITTEGGGGSEYLGWSYNHENRWISKGKCTVKAEVIAEWSPIE, encoded by the coding sequence ATGAGACATCTCCTGACCCTTTCCTTCCTTCTAACACTGATCGTCCCGGACCATTTACAGGCTGCTCCGGGAGACATCATCACTGAAAAAGCCCTGACGGGAATAAAAAACCCGACAGGGATCGCGTGGAACGGTAAAACTATCTGGGTAGCTGACAGGAAGACCGATTCTTTCAACGAGATCGACCCCGAGACCGGCATCCTGATCAGATCGATCGATTCTCCCGGATATTTTCCGTCAGGTCTCGCACTCCATGATGATCTGCTCTGGAGTGTCGATCCTTCTGCGGCAAAGATCTACGCGACCGATCCAGTGACCGGAAACACGGTAAAGACAATAGATTCACCCACGCCTTCCCCCACGGGACTGGCATGGAATGGATCAGAGCTCTGGATCTGCGATAACAGCTCGGATATCATCATGAAGATAGATCCAGAAGACGGCACGACTATAATATCATTTCCCGCTCCGGCGACAGACCCTCGCGGAATGACTTTCGGCAACGGATACCTCTGGTGCAGCGACAGGATCAGGGACAGGATCTTCATGATCGATATCATATCGGGAGAGGTCGTCATTATCCTCGATTCTCCCGGACCTTTTACCTGGGGCCTCGCCTGGAAAGACGGTCACCTTCTCAACACCGATTACCAGAATGATAAAGTCTATGAGTTGGTCACCAGCGACGGCGATGCCTTCAGTACCTTCGATCCCAGAAAAGCAAAAGTCGATTTCACTACCGAGGCGGTCGCGATGGGTCCCGGCATGATCGTATCACTCGATGTATATCTCGCCGACCCGTCGGACAGGCCGGGGCAGAAGATCCTTGAACCGGTAAAATACTCGATCGAACCTGATTTCCACACTGACAGATGGGGACAGAGAATAGCCGCTTTTCATTTTGACCGGATAGAGTCGGGAAATTCCGTCGAGGTATCGATGAACGCGACAGTAGAGGCGTCGGCGATCCGATATTTCATCTATCCCGAAAAAGTCTCTGGAAAGATCCCCGATGAGATCAGGAAGAAGTACCTCGCCGATGACATCAAATACGACATCAATAATCCTTACATACGCAAGATCATCGAAGAGACGGTCGGAGACGAACAAAACCTCTATTGGAAAGCGAGAAAGCTCTTTCAGTACCTTATAGCCAACATGGAGTACAAACTTGCCGGAGGATGGAACACCGCCCCTACCGTGCTCAAAAGGAAAAACGGTTCCTGCTCCGAATATTCCTTCTCCTTCATAGCCCTGTGCCGCGCTGCTGGCGTGCCGGCAAGATATGTTGGATCTCTCGTTGTGCGGGGCGACGACGCAAGCTATGACGATGTCTTCCACCGGTGGAACGAGATATACCTGCCCGGTTACGGATGGGTACCTGTCGATGCCAACGCCGGCGACAAGGAACTTCCTGCCGACCAGGCGGCGGCATTCGGAGGTATCGCCAACAGATTTCTTATCACCACAGAAGGCGGAGGCGGCTCGGAATATCTCGGTTGGAGCTATAACCATGAGAACAGATGGATATCGAAAGGTAAATGCACCGTAAAAGCCGAAGTGATCGCGGAGTGGTCTCCGATAGAATAG